CGTTGCCAACCTCGATCGGTGCGTTGAGCTTCTCGCCCTTCTGAATGCCGCCGATGAAGTTGGCGAAGTGCAGGTCGGTCATCGAATCCGCACCCACGGTGTCGGCAGACGAAGCGGAAGCCTCTTTCTTCGCGCTGAAGGACGACGTCTTCGTTCCCTTCAGGTCGTAGATGTCGTAACCTTCACGGTCGACGACGACCGTTCCAGTCGTGCCCATAATGGCCGAACCGCGGTCGCGGTCATAGAACTTCATGCCCTGGCAGCACTTGCCCTCCCAGGAGATGATCTTGTCGTCGTATTCGAAGCTGGTGACCAGCGTGTCATAGAACTGCCAGTCGTCCTTGAACTGATAGCGTCCGCCGGATGCGGAGACATGCTTGGGGAAGTCGACGCCGATCAGCCAGCGGCAGACATCGACCTCATGTGTGCCGTTGTTCAGCGTCTCGCCCGTACCCCAGTGTTTGAACCAGTGCCAGTTGTAAGGGTGGTAGTTCGACATGTACTGCTTGCGCGGCGCCGGCCCCTGCCACAGGTCCCAGTCGAGCGTGGCGGGTACGGGAACCGGCTTGCCGAAGCCGATCGACTTGCGCGTATTGCTGTACCAGGCCTTGGCGTAATATGGGCGGCCGATGATGCCGTCCTTGATCTTTGCCGCGACCTCGATGGTGTGCGGAGACGAGCGCTGCTGGCTGCCCATCTGCACCAGCTTCTTGTACTTGTCGCGCGCCGCGACCAGCATGACGCCCTCGCCGGGGTTATGGCTACAGGGCTTCTCCACATAGACGTGCTTACCCGCTTCTAGCCCGGCGATCGCCATGGGTGCGTGCCAGTGATCGGGGGTGGCGATGGTAATCGCGTCGACATCCTTCGACGCCAGCACCTTGCGAAAATCTTTTTCAGTTGCCGGCTTGTAGCCCAGCGTCTTCTCAGACTTGCCGGCAAACTTCTCCAGGATCGGTGTGTCGACGTCGCAGACGTGCGTGATGTGCGAGGTCTTTGCGTTGGCCTTCAGCGAGGAGAGATGCGCGTAAGCGCGGCTGTTGAGTCCGATGACGGCGAAGTTCACGCGGTCGTTGGCCCCCATAATTTGTGCATAGCTCTTTGCGTTCGAGCTGACGGCTACGCCTGCGGCGCTTACCGCGAGTGTGTCGAGAAATTCGCGTCGGGTGATCACGGGGTCTCCTCCTCGGGAGTTAGTTCGGTCTTTGAAGTAATAGCGCGTAAACGGACTATTTGGAATGCGCAATCAATGTACACGACAAGGACGGCAATTTGCCAGAGTCATGCGCAAGTGTCACCAAACAGGCGCGTTGCCGGTTAGGAGAGCAGCGGCCGTCCCTCAATATCCAGTGCCACATGAAACAGAGCATCCCGCGTCGCCAGAACCGCGCAGCCGTCTTCGACAAACGCCAGCCCTACAAGATTATTGCCGGAGACCGCCAGCGAGGCCTCGCGCGACGGCGTAATGCGCACAATCCCGCGTTGCCCATGCAGGCTCGCCGCTACGTAAAGGTTGCCGTCGACGTCGAACGCCATCCCCTGGGCGCGGCCGAGTCCTTGATAGTAGACAGAGATATTGCCGTCGCGGTCGATGGCATGGATCGCCTGGTTCGACGAGGTGGTTGGCCCCGTGACGTAAAGAGTTCCCGCATCGTCAAAGGCCAGATGGTAAGCAGCGATCGAGGGTTCAAGCGTAGCGAAGACGAAGATCTCGCGCGAAGGGTTGATTTTGAAGATCGTTCCCGAGCGGTCGCCAACATAGAGGTTGCCGTCGCGGTCAAATGCGATTCCCGTCGCGATCCCCATGCCCTCGGCATAGGTCGACATCTCGCCCTCTGGCGAAATGCGGTAGACCGTCCCTTCGGCGCGCGAACTTGCGTACAGATAACCTCCGTGGTCGAAGGCCAGCCCGGTCGGGTTCATCAGTTCGCGAACGAAGGGAAGCATCTGGAAGTCGCGCTGAATACGAAAGATGGAGACCGGCGTTGCCTGCCCGCGCGCTCCAGAGAGTGTGGTAAAGACCTGTCCCGTGGCGTCCACAACTGGGTTAGCGACCGGGTGCAGGTTCTCCGCCATGGGAACGGCCACGTGCACCGTGACCGGGTTCGATGCCGCGCCATTGCGGTGCAGCACAATCTCGCCCGAGATGCTGCCGTCGAGGATTCGTACCGTAGCGCGATTCGGCCGGCTCAGGCTGACCGGCGCAAACACATCGCCGATGGTGGCATGTGGCATGCGACGGCTGTCTGGGTCCAGGTGCGTTCCATGCAGATCGATCTCACCACCGGGCATCGCGGCGGGCGGAGAGATGCGTGTGATGTGCGGGGCCAGGGGCGAGGACGAGCTGAAGAGACTCATTCGTCTTAAGCCTAGACCGCCCGCCGAGGCAATACAAGCAGCCGGCCTAAGCGTGCGGATATAAGGGCCAACGGCCCGGCAAAATACCAGCCTGGGCCGAAGGCCCAGGTACTGTGCCATCTACAGAAAATGACGCAGCAGTTGCATACAGATAAATGCCAGCACGCCCGCCGCAACATCGTCCATCATGATTCCCGTGCCCTCAGGCAGACGTTCAAAACGCCGGATCGGCCAGGGCTTGAAGATGTCGAAGGCGCGAAAGAGTATGAGGGCCACGATGGCGTGGGCCCAGTCCGGCGGACAGAAAACGAGCGTGATGAGCTGTCCCGCGACCTCGTCGATAACGACATGGCCAGGGTCTTCGCGTCCCGATTCGCGCGCAACAATGGTTGAAGCGGGAATCCCAATCAACGTCACCACAATAGCGGCGATAAAGGTGATGAGAGAAAGATGAGTCGGATGCAGCGTCTGTGCAAACGCCAGCCAAAGTGCGAGCGCAGCCGCCGAGCCGTAGGTTCCGGGGCCAGGTTTGAGGAGACCCGCGCCGAAGAAGGTTCCGACCGTCCAGGCCCAGAGCGTCTTTTTCTCCGAGGGAGGCCGCAGTTGAACGTTCGAGTTCGCCACCTAGTCTTCGTCCTTGTCGCTGTTGCCGGGGTTGTCGCGTTTTGAGCGGGACAGCTCTTCGAGAAGATCGGGGTCCTGAATCGGCGTAGAAACTTTGTAGTCCCCCGAGGCCCACTTGCCAAGATCGAGCAGACGGCAACGGTCAGAACAAAAAGGAAAGTTCTCGTTGTCGATCAGGACAACATTGCGGCAGGTCGGACAGAAGAGCGCTTTCGGCATTGCAGCTTCGATTGTAAATCCGCAGCGCGAGTCACATGATGATGCGAGCGACTACATCATAATCATGCGACTCGGTGATCTCGGCGCGGTAGAAGGTGCCGGGGACGAGTTCTTCGTGGGGGCCGAAGTCGTTGATGAAGACCTTGCCGTCGATCTCGGGGGCGTGCTGGATGGTGCGGCCCTCCCAGAGGAGTTCGGTCTCTTCGGACTCGCCTTCGACGAGGAGGTCGATCTCGCGGCCAACCCATTGGGCTTTGGCTTTGGCGCTGATCTTCTGCTGGAGCTTCATCAGCTTGCGGCGGCGGGCCTGGATGGTGCGCTCGGGGACCTTGAGGGCGGCGTCGAGATCGAAGGCCTTCGCGCCCTCTTCGTCGGAGTAGGTGAAGACGCCGAGCCAGTCGATCTGTGCTCTCTTCACGAACTCTGCGAGTTCGTTGAAGTCCTGATCAGTTTCCCCCGGGAAGCCGACGATGAAGCTGGTGCGGATGACGATGCCGGGGACGATGCGGCGGGCCTTCTCGATCAGGTCGAGGAAGATCTTTGCGTTGCCGCCGCGCTTCATGCGCTTGAGAACCGGGGCGCTCGCGTGTTGCAGCGGAACGTCGAGGTACTTCGCAATGTTGCCGTGCTTCGCCATCGTCTCAAGCAGCCGCGTCGTCACCTTGTTGGGGTAGGTGTAGAGGAAGCGGAGCCACTTGAGGCCGGGGAGCGTTGCGAGGGCTTCGAGCAACTGGGCGAGGCCGTCGGTGAGGCCGAGGTCTTCGCCGTAGCAGGTTGTGTCCTGGCCGATGAGGGTGATCTCGCGGACGCCCTGCGCGATGAGCTTTTCTGCCTCGGAGACGATCGACGACATGCGGCGCGAGCGGAACTTGCCGCGAAGCTGCGGGATGATGCAGAAGCTGCACGGGTGGTCGCAGCCCTCGGCGATCTTGATGTAGGCCGAGGCGCGCGGCGTGGCGAGGATGCGCGGCGTCTCGTCGCTGTAGAGATATTCCGGCAGCGCGGCGGTGGCTCCGTCCCATGCGGTGCGGGAGAAGCGGCCTTGTTGTTCGCGGAGGTCGCCTTCGGGGCGCGAGGCGAGGTGTGCAGCTTCCGGCGCTATCGGTAGAGAAGCAGATCCCTCCACTCCGCTGCGCTTCGGTCGGGATGACAACTCAAGTTTTTGTACTTCAATCTCGTGATGCTCGATCTTTACCTGCGTCGAGTCCTCCTCGGGGCGCGAGTGCTGCTGCACGGCGCTGTGGGCGCGGCTTACGAGGCCCTGCGGCAGGATGTTGAAGGGCGAGTCTGTCGCTGGCGCAGGCTTGGGAGCGAGGCCAGCTGCGGTGAGAATGGCTTCGAGTTCGCCGGTTCCGACGACGGCGTCGACCTCGGGGATGTTCTTCTGGATCTCGTCGCGGTAGCGCTCGACGAGGCAGCCGGCGACGATAAGCTTCTGCGCGCGGCCTCCGTTGGCCTGCTTGTGCTGCACCATCTCGAGGATGATGTTGACGGACTCCTGCTTGGCCGAGTCGATGAAGCTGCACGTGTTGACGACGATGATCTCGGCGTCTTCGGCTGCGGGTGTCAGTTGACCGCCGGCCTGATGGAGCAGGCCCATCATAACCTCGGAGTCTACAAGGTTCTTGGGGCAGCCGAGGGAGACGAAGCCGATCTTGGGTCTGGCTGAGGCGGTCTCGGGCGTGGTTGCAGCTTCAGTTGTGGCGGGGGGAGTCACAGCCTTCTAGTTTAGCAGTTTTTCGGATGTCTCCGCTGTACTCCACCGGCACCTATTTTGTGCAAAGTATTAGAAATAATTGACTTAGGTCGGTGGGTGGGTAAAGTGCTGAAATGCTGACGCATTGGCTGCAAAAGTATTCATTTTGCAGACTACTCGTGCCTGAGGATCCTCATGGGATCGATACGGAGCGCTCTTCGTGCGGGGGCGAAGGCGGCTACGGATGCGATGGCGGCGAGCAGTCCAATGGCGGCGGCGTAGCTCAGCGGGTCGAGTCCGCTGACTCCGTAGAGGATGCGACGCAACAGTTGTGATGCGAGTGCGGCTAGCACGGTACCCATGATCAGTCCCAGCGCTACCGGAGTGATGAACTGACGCAGCGTTGCGGCAATGACGTGGGTCTTGCTAGCGCCGAGCGCGAGCCGTATGGCGATCTCCGTGGTCTTCTGGGAGACAGTGTAGGCTACCAGGCCCAGGAGTCCGATGGCTGCGAGCAGTACGGCGGAGGCTCCCATCAGGCTTGCGATCACTGCTCCTTTCTCTACGGTTCCAACCTCTTCGTGGAAGGAATCGCTGAGCAGGCGAACCGAGGGGAAGAGTCCGGCGTCGATGCCGGCGGTCACAGTTCTGGCTGCAGTTGCGATGTTCTCGAGCCTTCCCTGTGTGCGCACGAGCAGGACCATGTGCGGAAGCGAATGGTCATCGCTGAACTGATAGAGCTCGGTGGCGTCGGGGTCGTGCATGGACATGGTGCGGGCGTTGGTGACTACGCCGACGATGGTGAGTTTTTCGGACTGTGGGTTCGAGGGGTCGAGAGAAAACTGCTTGCCGAGGGGAGACTCGTTGGGCCACATACGCCGCGCGAGGGACTCGCTGACGACGGCTTCGTTGGTGTCGCCGGCCTGCAGGTCTCTTCCGCTGAGCCGAGGGATTGCCATGGTGGTGAAGAAGCCGGGTTCGATGTGACTGACGAAGATTCCGAAGTGATATCCGCCGAGCCCGGTGACGTTTTTATGTCCGAGGGGAGCCATAGAGGTGAGTCCGACGGAGGTGACACCGGGAAGGCGGCTGAGCCTGGCCTGCGCGGCGTCGAGATAATTTCTAGCGGCGGAGCTGGAGTAGCCGTGCGCGGCGAGGTCGGGATCGACGATGAGGACGTGCTGGTAGTCGTAGCCGGGGTCGGTGGATACGGCAAAGTGCAGGGCGCGAACGAGCAGTCCTGCGACGATGAGGAGGACGCAGCTTGCGGCGATCTGCGCGGTGACGAGAAGTTGGCGGGTGCGCGTGCCGCTTCTGCGCTTTGCAGTGAGCTGCAGGGCGGGTGCGAGTCCGAAGACGATGGCTGCGATCAGCCCGATGGTTGCGGCGAAGGCGACAACTCTCCAGTCGGGCGTGGGGTTGAGCCACGGCGGAGCATTGACCTGCGAGAGGAAGACGCGGAGGCAGAGGTAGCCGAGGCCGATTCCTGCGGCGGCGGCTAGCAGCGCGAGAAGGAGGCTTTCGGTGAAGAGCTGGCGAATGATTCGGCGGCGGCTTGCTCCCAGAGCAAAGCGTATGGAGATCTCGTGACCGCGGGTGACGCCGCGCGCCATCAGGAGTCCGCCGAGGTTGCTGCAGGCGACGGTGAGGATGAGCAGGACGAGCGTTGCGACGAGGCTGATCATGGGGACGTTGTCTTTGTGCAGCGCCTGCAGGTAGCCTCCAGGCTCGATGGTAATGCGCTCGTTGTCCCAGACGGCCTGGGGGGATTGCTTTCGCAGTTCATTGGTGAGGGCGAAGAGCTCCTGCGCGGTGATCTTTGGCGATACGCCGGGCTGGAGGCGTGCCCACACGTCGAGCATGCCGTCGAGTGTTGCGTCCGTGAGCGCGGTGCTGCCTTCTATGAAGTAGGGCTGCTGGGCGAGCGGCATCCAGAAGGCTGGCTCGCGCGGCAGACCGAGGCCGCTGAAGTTGCGCGGGGCGATACCGATCACGATTGCGGGCTTGTGATTGAGGTGCACGGTTCGACCGACGATGGAGGGATCGCTGTCGAAGTGCTCCTGCCAGAAGGTGTGGCTGAGGACGACGACGGGAGCAGAGTCCTTTTGTTCGTCGCGTTCCGGGTCGAAGAGTCTTCCCTGTGATGTTTCGGCGCCGAGCTCGCGGAAGAGGTTGGCGGAGATGAAGCGGGCGCGTATGGGCTTGCTCTCGCTTTCGAGGAGGATCTCGCGATCGGTGCTGACCATAAAGGCGCGCAAGGTCTTGGCGTGGTCGCGATAGAACTTGATGGAGGGGTACGCGATGACGGAGGCGAAGCTGCCGGGGGCGCTTCGCTGCAGGCGGACGATGGTGTCGGGGTCGCGCACGGGCAGGGGCTTCAACACGAACATGTTGAAGAGCCCGAAGGCGGCGACGTTGACGCCGATTCCGACTGCAAGCACGAGGACTGCGGTGAGGGTGAAGCCGGGGGAGCGCGCGAGGGTGCGCAGCCCGAAGCGGAGGTCCTGCAGGAGTCTGTCGATCCAGATCCAGCCCCAGGCCTCGCGCGCCCGTTCATGCAGCAAGGCTTCGTTGCCGAAGCTCTTCGGTTCGGCGCCGGCGCGGGTGGACATCTCGCGGTGGAACTGCATCTCGTCGTAGAGCTCCTGCTGCATACGTCTGCGATGAAGCAGGTACTGGATTCTTCGCGTGAGCTCGTTCATTGGATTCTCCTATGCGGTGCGCAGCACAGCTTTGATCGCTTCGGTGACGCGGTCGTAGTCTTCGAGCTCGGCCTCGAGCTGTTTGCGGCCCGCAGCGGTCAGCCGGTAGAAGCGGACCTTGCGGCCGGTCTCGGAGATTCCCCACTCGGCGCTGGCCCAGCCCTTGAGGAGTATCTTCTGGAGGGCGGGGTAGAGGGAGCCTTCTTCTACTTCGAGGACTTCTCTGGAGAGGAGATGGATCTTTTGCGCGATGGCATATCCGTGCAGAGGGCTGGAGCGGAGGACGCGCAGGATGAGCATGGCGAGTGCGCCTGAAGGCATTCCATTTTTAGGTGTAGGTTTCATAGGCATAGATAATCTATGCCTAAAGATATTTAAGTGTCAACTTTTTGTCAGGAACGCTACTCCTTCCGGACGAGCCTGTCGGGTTAGTTGCAGGTTATGCGGGTTTGACTCGGCGAGTGACCGGCACGGATACTGAGGATCGGGACTTCTCAAAAAAATCTTTTTTATAAGGCTGAAACGTGTCGAATATTTTGCAGTCTCTTCCGACCGGACAGAAGGTTGGAATCGCGTTCTCCGGTGGTCTGGATACCAGTGCGGCTCTGCACTGGATGAAGCTGAAGGGCGCTGTGCCGTATGCGTATACGGCGAACCTGGGGCAGCCGGATGAGGCGGACTACGATGAGATTCCGAAGAAGGCGCTGGA
This region of Acidobacteriota bacterium genomic DNA includes:
- the yacG gene encoding DNA gyrase inhibitor YacG, giving the protein MPKALFCPTCRNVVLIDNENFPFCSDRCRLLDLGKWASGDYKVSTPIQDPDLLEELSRSKRDNPGNSDKDED
- a CDS encoding phosphatidylglycerophosphatase A: MANSNVQLRPPSEKKTLWAWTVGTFFGAGLLKPGPGTYGSAAALALWLAFAQTLHPTHLSLITFIAAIVVTLIGIPASTIVARESGREDPGHVVIDEVAGQLITLVFCPPDWAHAIVALILFRAFDIFKPWPIRRFERLPEGTGIMMDDVAAGVLAFICMQLLRHFL
- a CDS encoding Gfo/Idh/MocA family oxidoreductase, translated to MITRREFLDTLAVSAAGVAVSSNAKSYAQIMGANDRVNFAVIGLNSRAYAHLSSLKANAKTSHITHVCDVDTPILEKFAGKSEKTLGYKPATEKDFRKVLASKDVDAITIATPDHWHAPMAIAGLEAGKHVYVEKPCSHNPGEGVMLVAARDKYKKLVQMGSQQRSSPHTIEVAAKIKDGIIGRPYYAKAWYSNTRKSIGFGKPVPVPATLDWDLWQGPAPRKQYMSNYHPYNWHWFKHWGTGETLNNGTHEVDVCRWLIGVDFPKHVSASGGRYQFKDDWQFYDTLVTSFEYDDKIISWEGKCCQGMKFYDRDRGSAIMGTTGTVVVDREGYDIYDLKGTKTSSFSAKKEASASSADTVGADSMTDLHFANFIGGIQKGEKLNAPIEVGNVAVTMLQLSNVAWELNRGLNLDTTNGHVLNDPEAMKFWNREYEKGWAPKV
- a CDS encoding PadR family transcriptional regulator → MLILRVLRSSPLHGYAIAQKIHLLSREVLEVEEGSLYPALQKILLKGWASAEWGISETGRKVRFYRLTAAGRKQLEAELEDYDRVTEAIKAVLRTA
- a CDS encoding gluconolaconase, whose amino-acid sequence is MSLFSSSSPLAPHITRISPPAAMPGGEIDLHGTHLDPDSRRMPHATIGDVFAPVSLSRPNRATVRILDGSISGEIVLHRNGAASNPVTVHVAVPMAENLHPVANPVVDATGQVFTTLSGARGQATPVSIFRIQRDFQMLPFVRELMNPTGLAFDHGGYLYASSRAEGTVYRISPEGEMSTYAEGMGIATGIAFDRDGNLYVGDRSGTIFKINPSREIFVFATLEPSIAAYHLAFDDAGTLYVTGPTTSSNQAIHAIDRDGNISVYYQGLGRAQGMAFDVDGNLYVAASLHGQRGIVRITPSREASLAVSGNNLVGLAFVEDGCAVLATRDALFHVALDIEGRPLLS
- the rimO gene encoding 30S ribosomal protein S12 methylthiotransferase RimO is translated as MTPPATTEAATTPETASARPKIGFVSLGCPKNLVDSEVMMGLLHQAGGQLTPAAEDAEIIVVNTCSFIDSAKQESVNIILEMVQHKQANGGRAQKLIVAGCLVERYRDEIQKNIPEVDAVVGTGELEAILTAAGLAPKPAPATDSPFNILPQGLVSRAHSAVQQHSRPEEDSTQVKIEHHEIEVQKLELSSRPKRSGVEGSASLPIAPEAAHLASRPEGDLREQQGRFSRTAWDGATAALPEYLYSDETPRILATPRASAYIKIAEGCDHPCSFCIIPQLRGKFRSRRMSSIVSEAEKLIAQGVREITLIGQDTTCYGEDLGLTDGLAQLLEALATLPGLKWLRFLYTYPNKVTTRLLETMAKHGNIAKYLDVPLQHASAPVLKRMKRGGNAKIFLDLIEKARRIVPGIVIRTSFIVGFPGETDQDFNELAEFVKRAQIDWLGVFTYSDEEGAKAFDLDAALKVPERTIQARRRKLMKLQQKISAKAKAQWVGREIDLLVEGESEETELLWEGRTIQHAPEIDGKVFINDFGPHEELVPGTFYRAEITESHDYDVVARIIM
- a CDS encoding ABC transporter permease, whose translation is MNELTRRIQYLLHRRRMQQELYDEMQFHREMSTRAGAEPKSFGNEALLHERAREAWGWIWIDRLLQDLRFGLRTLARSPGFTLTAVLVLAVGIGVNVAAFGLFNMFVLKPLPVRDPDTIVRLQRSAPGSFASVIAYPSIKFYRDHAKTLRAFMVSTDREILLESESKPIRARFISANLFRELGAETSQGRLFDPERDEQKDSAPVVVLSHTFWQEHFDSDPSIVGRTVHLNHKPAIVIGIAPRNFSGLGLPREPAFWMPLAQQPYFIEGSTALTDATLDGMLDVWARLQPGVSPKITAQELFALTNELRKQSPQAVWDNERITIEPGGYLQALHKDNVPMISLVATLVLLILTVACSNLGGLLMARGVTRGHEISIRFALGASRRRIIRQLFTESLLLALLAAAAGIGLGYLCLRVFLSQVNAPPWLNPTPDWRVVAFAATIGLIAAIVFGLAPALQLTAKRRSGTRTRQLLVTAQIAASCVLLIVAGLLVRALHFAVSTDPGYDYQHVLIVDPDLAAHGYSSSAARNYLDAAQARLSRLPGVTSVGLTSMAPLGHKNVTGLGGYHFGIFVSHIEPGFFTTMAIPRLSGRDLQAGDTNEAVVSESLARRMWPNESPLGKQFSLDPSNPQSEKLTIVGVVTNARTMSMHDPDATELYQFSDDHSLPHMVLLVRTQGRLENIATAARTVTAGIDAGLFPSVRLLSDSFHEEVGTVEKGAVIASLMGASAVLLAAIGLLGLVAYTVSQKTTEIAIRLALGASKTHVIAATLRQFITPVALGLIMGTVLAALASQLLRRILYGVSGLDPLSYAAAIGLLAAIASVAAFAPARRALRIDPMRILRHE